A genomic segment from Sulfitobacter sp. DSM 110093 encodes:
- a CDS encoding tyrosine-type recombinase/integrase gives MATENEKLSSGRFTTSEDAQGHARDQKKSDGITLPSHVAGSGTLDQLVETARGYAKQAASENTLTAYAKDWAHFARWCRLKGTEPLPPSPEMIGLYLANLAAPTGKAPALSVSTIERRLSGLSWNYKQRGFNLDRKNRHIASVLAGIKRKHARPPVQKEAILAEDILAMVATLPYDLRGLRDRAILLIGYAGGLRRSEIISLDVHKDDTPDSGGWIEIFDKGALLTLNAKTGWREVEIGRGSKDQTCPVHALEQWLHFAKFDFGPVFVGTSRDGKRATETRLNDKHVVRLIKRTVLDAGIRSDLPEKDRLALFAGHSLRAGLASSAEVDERYVQKQLGHASAEMTRRYQRRRDRFRVNLTKATGL, from the coding sequence ATGGCCACAGAGAACGAGAAGTTGAGCTCAGGTCGCTTTACTACATCTGAAGATGCTCAGGGTCACGCAAGAGATCAAAAGAAAAGTGATGGCATCACCCTGCCCTCGCATGTGGCTGGCTCAGGCACCCTTGATCAGCTGGTAGAAACCGCACGCGGCTATGCAAAGCAGGCGGCCTCTGAGAACACCCTGACTGCCTATGCAAAAGACTGGGCGCACTTTGCCCGGTGGTGCAGATTGAAGGGAACGGAGCCCTTGCCGCCTTCACCCGAGATGATCGGCCTCTACCTCGCCAACTTGGCGGCACCCACGGGAAAGGCACCTGCCCTCTCAGTTTCGACCATCGAGCGCCGTCTTTCTGGCCTTAGCTGGAACTACAAGCAACGCGGCTTCAACCTCGATCGCAAGAACCGCCATATTGCCTCCGTACTGGCTGGCATCAAACGCAAACACGCCCGTCCGCCGGTGCAGAAGGAGGCGATCCTGGCCGAGGACATTCTCGCGATGGTGGCCACCTTGCCCTACGACCTGCGCGGTCTGCGAGACCGAGCCATCCTGCTGATCGGCTATGCGGGCGGTCTGCGTCGATCGGAAATCATCAGCCTCGACGTTCACAAGGATGACACGCCGGACTCGGGGGGCTGGATTGAGATCTTCGACAAGGGCGCCCTGCTCACCCTCAATGCCAAGACTGGCTGGCGTGAGGTCGAGATTGGCCGCGGGTCCAAGGATCAAACCTGCCCCGTGCATGCGCTCGAACAATGGCTGCACTTCGCCAAGTTCGACTTCGGTCCGGTCTTTGTCGGCACCTCGCGGGATGGCAAGCGTGCCACGGAGACAAGACTGAACGACAAGCATGTTGTGCGGCTGATCAAGCGCACGGTCCTAGACGCCGGAATTCGGTCCGACCTGCCCGAAAAAGACCGGCTCGCACTGTTTGCAGGCCATTCGCTGCGTGCCGGCCTCGCCAGTTCGGCAGAGGTTGATGAACGCTATGTCCAGAAGCAGCTCGGGCATGCTTCGGCCGAGATGACCCGCCGCTATCAGCGCCGGCGCGATCGGTTCAGAGTGAACCTGACGAAGGCAACCGGGTTGTGA
- a CDS encoding DUF1403 family protein, whose product MSLQLLPRWITQQRDEDPETVALLSGAALATLDAVLRDPNGTLPCALLRDRMALDSAVACLKLEGRNESGSDIRDAVCLARAGDRLGPAGEMFMEWRKLARINLGVSGWKGRVENALPTALAHEAVSILGTPSGTPVGQASDILAELLPRFPREEVGALMLADVALARAVGWDRPVPLLGAHMARRDIRAIATGAGEPKLFVHRAMVAACDNAIRLAADLDLRVAKLRSVAPKLRAKGSDAALALFLSHDAVSPSGMLSPMIQGTLMPMTDRAARRLCDRLAELGVVRELTGRPTFRLYGV is encoded by the coding sequence ATGAGCCTACAGCTTCTGCCCCGTTGGATCACTCAGCAAAGAGATGAAGACCCTGAAACTGTTGCTTTGTTATCTGGCGCGGCGCTGGCTACGCTAGATGCGGTGTTACGCGACCCAAACGGTACATTGCCCTGTGCCCTATTGCGGGATCGAATGGCTCTGGATTCTGCTGTGGCTTGCCTAAAGCTCGAGGGTCGCAATGAATCCGGGTCCGATATCCGTGACGCGGTGTGTTTAGCGCGGGCAGGAGATCGGCTGGGACCTGCGGGCGAGATGTTTATGGAGTGGCGTAAGCTGGCGCGGATCAACTTGGGTGTCAGTGGATGGAAGGGGCGGGTGGAGAATGCGCTACCAACAGCGCTGGCTCATGAGGCCGTGTCCATTCTTGGAACTCCATCGGGAACACCGGTGGGACAAGCAAGCGACATCTTAGCAGAGCTGTTGCCCCGGTTCCCACGAGAAGAAGTGGGAGCATTGATGTTGGCGGATGTTGCTTTGGCCCGTGCGGTCGGTTGGGATCGGCCTGTACCATTATTGGGGGCGCATATGGCGCGCAGGGATATCCGCGCGATCGCGACTGGGGCGGGTGAACCCAAGCTTTTTGTACATCGTGCGATGGTTGCTGCTTGCGACAATGCCATCCGTTTGGCGGCGGACCTAGACCTGCGCGTTGCCAAGTTGCGGTCCGTTGCGCCAAAACTGCGGGCCAAAGGATCAGACGCTGCGCTGGCTTTGTTCCTGAGCCACGATGCGGTGTCACCGTCAGGCATGCTAAGCCCGATGATCCAGGGCACATTGATGCCGATGACGGATCGCGCGGCGCGCCGTCTGTGTGACCGTTTGGCGGAACTGGGCGTCGTGCGGGAACTGACTGGCAGGCCGACGTTCCGACTGTACGGGGTGTAA
- a CDS encoding SMC-Scp complex subunit ScpB, with product MAKELSVLDTELDDLPPELRWREWMGRIEAVIFASASPVSRGDLARVVGQGASVDLLIEDIQTDLNDRPYELVAVADGWLMRTRTRFADAIRAAADVGDQHLNLDEFEVAVLASIAYHQPLTRDGLKDIFGKDISRDLIGRLRAQELIAMGPRSPRAGAPYTYVTTQKFLMAFGMESLRDLPDRGELEDAGLAT from the coding sequence ATGGCCAAGGAACTCTCAGTGTTAGACACTGAATTAGACGACCTGCCCCCGGAATTGCGCTGGCGTGAATGGATGGGCCGGATTGAAGCGGTGATTTTTGCGAGCGCTTCGCCAGTGTCGCGCGGGGACTTGGCGCGCGTTGTGGGGCAGGGGGCCTCGGTTGACCTGTTGATTGAGGATATTCAGACCGATTTAAACGATCGCCCCTATGAGTTAGTCGCCGTAGCAGACGGCTGGTTGATGCGAACGCGGACGCGATTTGCTGATGCCATTCGCGCGGCGGCCGATGTGGGCGACCAGCATCTGAATTTGGACGAATTTGAAGTCGCTGTGCTCGCATCGATTGCCTATCACCAGCCGCTGACGCGGGATGGGTTGAAGGATATTTTTGGCAAAGACATCAGCCGTGATTTGATCGGAAGGTTAAGGGCGCAGGAGTTGATCGCCATGGGTCCGCGTAGTCCGAGGGCGGGGGCACCCTATACCTATGTGACGACGCAGAAGTTCTTGATGGCGTTTGGGATGGAAAGTCTCCGTGATTTACCCGACCGCGGCGAGCTAGAGGATGCTGGCTTGGCAACTTGA
- a CDS encoding ATP-binding protein, which yields MSDTEDYLPRHLIPELEDAIASARVVNLIGPRQVGKTTLVRDLFGNGRFVTLDDAAVLAAIEADPEGQLTSLMEDLDHAPLIIDEAQRSKKLALAIKRVVDTNRRKGQFVLTGSSNVFTTTDVADSLAGRMRTLKLWPLSVAEIKRAPVSRLMDWAMQKDPKLGQVADPEPITRSDYIDFILEGGFPETRTLPIRSRQRQYRDYIDAVVERDVADITPVRKPDALRILIDQMATRSAQEIKASELAKLTKLQRVTVEQYLDILIRLSMLTKLGAWTSGEGKREIKNPKYHFADSGIACALRRFTEDTFTIDNNPQALGGLLESFVLNELLRAVPMQDADYRLYHWRSADQREIDILIDGGSHLVCVEVKASASVSGDDFKHLKWFSKDGPGGSRICTGIVLYLGKEKLTFGDRNFALPVSALWSNINA from the coding sequence ATGAGTGATACAGAAGACTATCTGCCAAGACACCTCATTCCAGAGCTTGAAGACGCGATCGCATCAGCGCGTGTAGTTAACCTCATCGGCCCGAGGCAGGTTGGTAAGACGACACTTGTAAGAGACTTGTTTGGCAATGGCCGTTTTGTCACTTTGGATGACGCTGCAGTCTTAGCCGCCATTGAAGCTGACCCAGAAGGGCAGCTCACCAGTCTAATGGAAGACCTGGACCACGCACCGCTTATCATCGATGAGGCTCAGCGGTCTAAAAAGCTGGCTCTGGCAATTAAGAGGGTGGTCGATACCAATCGGCGCAAAGGGCAATTTGTACTTACCGGATCCTCCAATGTATTTACGACCACTGATGTCGCTGACTCTCTCGCAGGCAGGATGCGCACACTCAAGCTCTGGCCCTTGTCAGTTGCGGAAATCAAAAGAGCACCGGTCAGCCGCCTAATGGATTGGGCGATGCAAAAAGACCCGAAGCTGGGACAAGTGGCCGATCCAGAGCCAATCACCCGAAGTGATTACATTGATTTCATTCTGGAAGGTGGGTTTCCCGAAACCAGAACGTTGCCAATCAGATCCCGCCAGCGGCAGTATAGGGACTATATCGACGCAGTTGTTGAGCGCGATGTGGCAGATATCACGCCGGTTCGAAAACCAGATGCGCTGCGTATCCTGATAGACCAGATGGCGACACGGTCGGCTCAAGAAATCAAGGCTTCCGAACTTGCCAAACTGACCAAGCTGCAACGCGTTACGGTCGAGCAATATCTGGACATCCTGATACGACTATCGATGCTCACCAAACTGGGTGCCTGGACATCGGGTGAGGGTAAGCGGGAAATTAAGAACCCAAAATATCACTTCGCAGATTCAGGCATCGCTTGCGCCTTGCGTCGCTTCACTGAAGATACCTTTACCATCGACAACAATCCGCAAGCCCTCGGCGGTCTACTGGAGAGCTTTGTTTTGAACGAACTGCTCAGAGCCGTCCCAATGCAGGATGCTGACTATCGGCTCTATCACTGGCGCAGTGCGGACCAGCGGGAGATTGACATCCTGATCGACGGCGGCAGCCACCTGGTCTGTGTCGAGGTCAAGGCCTCTGCATCGGTCAGCGGTGATGACTTCAAACATCTCAAATGGTTCTCAAAAGACGGGCCTGGAGGCAGCAGGATATGTACTGGGATCGTGCTTTACTTGGGTAAAGAAAAACTCACCTTTGGCGATAGGAATTTTGCTCTCCCGGTGAGCGCCCTTTGGAGCAATATCAATGCCTAG
- a CDS encoding IS6 family transposase: MKGFRFPRSIISYAVWAYHRFALSLRGVEDLLAERGVIVSYESIRVWCQRFGPQIAAKIRRDRPAPSDKWHLDEVAISIRGRKHWLWRAVDANEDVLDILVQSRRNAQAAKRFLKKLMKRWGVPRVLVTDKLRSYGVAVRNLCSGVDHRSHKGLNIRSEASHRHTRRRQKIMGRFKTPRQVQRLLSVHDQTATIFRPHRQHLSAASYRHARADAFSLWNNYAAEMAV; this comes from the coding sequence TTGAAGGGATTCCGGTTTCCTCGGTCCATCATCTCCTATGCTGTGTGGGCGTACCATCGCTTTGCCCTGAGCTTGCGCGGTGTCGAAGATCTTCTGGCCGAACGAGGTGTGATCGTCTCGTATGAAAGCATCCGGGTTTGGTGCCAACGGTTTGGACCGCAGATCGCGGCCAAGATCCGTCGCGACCGCCCAGCTCCGTCCGACAAATGGCACTTGGACGAAGTGGCCATCTCAATCCGCGGGCGGAAACACTGGCTTTGGCGGGCGGTCGACGCGAACGAAGACGTATTGGATATCTTGGTGCAAAGCCGCAGAAATGCTCAGGCTGCCAAGCGGTTCCTGAAAAAGCTGATGAAGCGATGGGGCGTGCCACGCGTGCTCGTAACTGACAAGCTACGCAGTTATGGCGTGGCCGTCCGGAACCTTTGTTCGGGGGTCGATCACCGCTCGCACAAGGGGTTGAATATCCGGTCCGAGGCGTCGCACCGACATACGCGACGACGACAGAAAATCATGGGGCGATTCAAAACCCCGCGCCAAGTTCAGCGGCTTCTATCCGTCCATGATCAAACCGCCACCATCTTCCGACCGCACCGCCAGCACCTTTCCGCAGCATCTTATCGCCACGCCCGGGCCGATGCATTCAGCCTGTGGAACAACTATGCGGCGGAAATGGCAGTCTGA
- a CDS encoding LrgB family protein produces MDNLQEVWVYLSATPLYHLTLTLVAFQAASWVFEKTGQNPLLNPVLVAVLLVVGVLMMTGTDYGTYFEGAQFVHFLLGPATVALAVPLYRQWHHVRRSALAIAVSLVFGSFTAILSAIAVTWAMGGSSEVLASIAPKSVTAPVAMAIAEELGGLPSLTAVLVIVTGILGAMVGSAVLNMVGVDDWRARGLAIGTASHGIGTARALQVNETAGAFAGLAMGLNALATALLLPIIWKVLSRFSEF; encoded by the coding sequence ATGGATAACCTGCAAGAGGTCTGGGTCTATTTAAGCGCGACACCATTGTACCATTTGACCCTGACGCTTGTCGCGTTTCAGGCGGCCAGCTGGGTGTTTGAGAAAACCGGACAGAACCCTCTGTTGAACCCGGTTCTTGTTGCAGTCCTTTTGGTCGTCGGCGTCCTGATGATGACAGGAACCGATTACGGAACCTATTTCGAAGGCGCACAGTTTGTTCATTTCCTTCTTGGCCCGGCCACCGTCGCTCTGGCTGTGCCCCTTTATCGTCAGTGGCACCATGTGCGCCGATCTGCCTTGGCCATTGCGGTGAGCCTCGTCTTTGGGTCATTTACTGCGATCCTGTCCGCGATCGCGGTGACATGGGCGATGGGAGGGTCGAGCGAAGTGCTGGCCTCTATCGCCCCAAAGTCTGTCACCGCCCCCGTCGCAATGGCGATCGCCGAGGAGCTTGGCGGATTACCATCGCTGACGGCAGTTCTGGTCATTGTCACGGGCATTTTGGGAGCGATGGTCGGCTCTGCCGTCCTCAATATGGTAGGCGTGGATGACTGGCGGGCACGTGGTTTGGCGATCGGTACCGCGAGCCACGGCATTGGAACCGCACGCGCTCTTCAAGTGAATGAAACTGCTGGGGCATTCGCAGGTCTCGCAATGGGCTTGAACGCGTTGGCGACCGCATTGTTACTACCAATCATCTGGAAAGTGCTATCAAGGTTCTCTGAGTTTTGA
- a CDS encoding CidA/LrgA family protein, translating to MLPFLTLILLCQLAGELAVGALELSVPGPVLGMLFLFIILLIRGEVPAQLEHTTNGLLRSMSLLFVPAGTGVILHFQLLGEALLPLGVALIVSTLGTIGVTGLLMYRLGMKASDG from the coding sequence ATGTTGCCTTTCCTAACCTTGATACTCCTGTGTCAGCTTGCCGGAGAGCTGGCCGTCGGGGCCTTGGAACTGTCTGTTCCAGGGCCTGTGCTTGGCATGCTGTTTCTCTTCATCATTCTATTGATCCGCGGTGAAGTGCCCGCGCAATTGGAGCATACGACAAATGGGCTTTTGCGCTCAATGTCCCTGTTGTTCGTGCCTGCGGGCACTGGTGTGATCTTGCATTTTCAATTGCTAGGCGAAGCTCTCTTGCCACTCGGGGTTGCCCTGATCGTCAGCACACTAGGGACAATAGGCGTGACAGGCCTGCTCATGTACCGGCTCGGGATGAAGGCTTCTGATGGATAA
- a CDS encoding GntR family transcriptional regulator, which yields MKKRYRDVAARIMADLKAGVLKTGDAMPSETVLCERFDTSRSTIRNAMAELEKLGLIERKQGAATRILSTEPTQTYVHSMSAAGDLMQFAGPSWRKVHKTAAIVADEDLAQKLQDRPGRHWIRISQTRHIDTLSAPVGWTDVYLSQEYAGIVEEIPTYSGLVYSLLEARHDVVIHEIQQSIGARPVPRELADILQVEIGDHALELRRNYLDKDGVGLIITLSILPAQHYSYDITLQRRA from the coding sequence ATGAAGAAACGTTATCGCGATGTAGCCGCCCGAATCATGGCGGATCTGAAGGCAGGCGTCCTCAAAACTGGTGACGCGATGCCCAGTGAAACCGTGCTCTGTGAACGATTTGATACGAGCAGATCGACGATCCGTAATGCGATGGCGGAATTAGAGAAGCTGGGTCTGATCGAACGGAAGCAGGGCGCCGCAACCCGCATTCTATCAACAGAACCGACGCAAACCTATGTCCATTCAATGTCTGCAGCAGGAGACCTGATGCAGTTTGCGGGCCCATCGTGGCGCAAGGTGCATAAAACTGCTGCTATTGTCGCAGATGAAGACCTTGCTCAGAAGTTACAGGATCGGCCAGGGCGACATTGGATCCGGATTAGCCAGACCCGGCACATAGATACGTTGTCAGCCCCGGTCGGCTGGACCGATGTTTATCTTAGTCAGGAATATGCAGGCATCGTTGAGGAAATACCGACCTACTCAGGATTGGTTTACTCCCTCCTTGAAGCCCGCCACGACGTCGTTATCCACGAAATCCAACAGTCAATCGGCGCGAGACCGGTTCCCCGCGAATTGGCCGACATTCTACAGGTAGAGATCGGAGATCATGCTTTGGAGCTTCGCAGAAATTACCTCGATAAGGATGGCGTCGGCCTGATTATTACGTTGAGTATTCTACCAGCACAGCATTACAGCTACGATATCACCTTGCAGAGACGGGCATGA
- a CDS encoding TRAP transporter fused permease subunit, with the protein MNDTVHDDVAQLDAEGLDRKLSPMIAITLTLISALYAVFHLAVLNFWSIDEWVYRVTHVNIGAILAFVGLKAWRGERAHLVWVVDILLVLGAIGCSVYVAVNLEMLIMRTGVVTTGADLVCGAVGTLIVLEFARRVSGIVLPIIALVFISYVFIGQWLPGVLEHSGFRADNFASYLYSQEAIFGMTVAASSRYIILFVAFAVFLQASGAGEYFMRLAMALFGGTRGGPGKVSVFSGLLFGTVSGSAVANVVASGTFTIPMMRRIGYPRESAGGIEAASSSGGQLAPPVMGAGAFIMAEITGIPYSDIVVAAVLPCLLFYIAIFLTVDLQAKHLGLHGVPRSELPKIGELCRDAFLLLPLVVLLYLLLSGYSIIAAGTWGLASTLLVSMCREIGFRSYVLAVPLVLFVALPLSGMPVNYAGALATVVSFILMAALALVQKRGSQLPEVVRNLAQLTYVGLADSSRKSLQLISVMACAGIVVGVLGLTGLGGRFSSVLLTAAGESQILAFILAMLISIVLGMGMPTTAAYAIAAAVVAPALQQMGVSALAAHMFVFYCAVISAITPPVAIAAFAGAAIAGGKPWPTSIRAMRYGIAAFFLPFMFYTSPEILLEGTWSETLHIFGTALIAVYFIAVSGEGELFGPVGPLVRALSAIAALLLLWSSLPTDVLGLAIAAGLILWARTSGLRASQRTASR; encoded by the coding sequence ATGAACGACACTGTACATGACGATGTGGCTCAACTGGACGCCGAGGGGTTGGATCGCAAACTGTCCCCAATGATAGCCATTACGCTGACCCTGATTTCGGCGCTATACGCCGTGTTCCATCTCGCCGTATTAAATTTTTGGTCCATTGATGAATGGGTCTATCGGGTAACTCACGTAAACATTGGCGCCATTCTGGCCTTTGTGGGCCTTAAGGCATGGAGGGGAGAGCGAGCTCATCTCGTCTGGGTTGTGGACATATTGTTGGTGCTGGGTGCCATCGGGTGCAGTGTCTATGTCGCGGTAAATCTCGAAATGCTGATCATGCGCACCGGTGTCGTCACCACGGGCGCGGATCTTGTCTGCGGTGCGGTGGGAACATTGATCGTGCTGGAATTTGCACGTCGAGTGTCCGGCATCGTCCTACCTATTATTGCATTGGTGTTTATTTCCTACGTATTCATCGGCCAATGGCTCCCTGGAGTGCTCGAGCATTCCGGGTTCCGCGCAGACAACTTTGCATCCTATCTGTACAGCCAAGAAGCGATATTTGGCATGACCGTCGCGGCGTCGTCCCGCTACATCATCCTGTTTGTGGCCTTTGCCGTCTTTCTCCAGGCCTCTGGTGCAGGCGAGTATTTCATGCGTCTTGCAATGGCGCTGTTTGGCGGAACACGCGGAGGGCCGGGTAAGGTTTCGGTATTTTCAGGTTTACTGTTCGGAACAGTCTCGGGTTCAGCAGTGGCCAACGTAGTCGCTTCGGGTACTTTCACCATTCCTATGATGCGGCGTATTGGATACCCGCGCGAAAGCGCCGGCGGGATTGAGGCCGCTTCGTCGTCGGGCGGGCAGCTGGCACCGCCGGTGATGGGGGCAGGGGCGTTCATCATGGCCGAAATTACCGGAATTCCTTACTCCGACATTGTAGTGGCCGCCGTGTTGCCGTGTCTGCTGTTCTATATTGCAATCTTCCTGACTGTCGATCTGCAAGCAAAGCATCTAGGCCTTCATGGGGTTCCGCGCAGCGAACTGCCGAAAATTGGTGAGCTTTGCCGCGATGCTTTCTTACTCTTGCCGCTCGTAGTTCTGCTGTATCTACTCCTGTCAGGGTACTCCATCATCGCGGCTGGGACATGGGGTCTGGCATCGACGCTACTGGTTTCGATGTGCCGCGAAATCGGGTTTCGGTCTTACGTGCTCGCAGTTCCGCTTGTTTTGTTTGTGGCTTTGCCGCTGTCGGGAATGCCGGTTAATTATGCGGGAGCTTTGGCAACAGTCGTCAGTTTCATTCTGATGGCCGCGCTGGCATTAGTGCAGAAGCGAGGCTCGCAGCTCCCTGAAGTGGTGCGAAACCTGGCGCAGCTTACTTATGTCGGGCTTGCGGATTCATCGCGCAAATCTTTGCAGCTTATTAGCGTCATGGCCTGTGCGGGTATCGTCGTTGGAGTTCTTGGCCTTACGGGGCTTGGGGGGAGGTTTTCCTCGGTGCTACTTACGGCAGCCGGTGAAAGTCAAATCCTCGCCTTTATCCTGGCGATGCTTATCTCGATTGTGCTGGGGATGGGCATGCCGACCACAGCCGCCTACGCGATTGCCGCAGCTGTTGTCGCGCCTGCGCTTCAACAGATGGGCGTTTCGGCCCTGGCTGCGCATATGTTCGTCTTCTACTGCGCCGTTATTTCGGCAATCACACCGCCAGTTGCCATCGCTGCCTTTGCAGGGGCCGCAATTGCGGGGGGTAAACCCTGGCCGACGTCGATCCGTGCAATGCGCTATGGCATTGCGGCATTTTTCCTGCCGTTCATGTTCTACACCAGCCCTGAAATATTGCTCGAAGGCACTTGGAGCGAAACACTCCACATCTTCGGAACGGCCTTGATCGCTGTTTATTTCATTGCCGTTTCAGGCGAGGGCGAGTTGTTCGGACCGGTTGGGCCTCTGGTTCGAGCGCTTTCGGCCATCGCGGCACTCTTGCTTCTGTGGTCTAGCCTGCCAACAGACGTTCTTGGGCTAGCCATTGCCGCAGGGCTGATCCTGTGGGCACGCACCTCGGGGCTCCGCGCCTCACAACGCACCGCATCTCGTTAA
- a CDS encoding TAXI family TRAP transporter solute-binding subunit, whose protein sequence is MTIFTKTILAATAVVGLALPAVAQDTPSSMTISTASPGGVYAVYGEGIAQLVSDVVGITTSTRQTQGPAQNLVLLQAGQTELAMTTSGPAFEAMNGELELAPGQKYGEMRALFAMYPTPFQMIALAESGITSLDGLAGKRVGSGPRAGTGGTYWPRWLGAMSIDADLQYGGIGDQASQLADGRLDAIVTAGGIPHPALSELENTQDVTIFGMSDETLAGILDSNPYAVEFTIPQGTYETPEGDLTTAAMWNFVVADASMSEELAYEITKAVLENNARMVSTHSAAKNTLAENILSNTFIPLHPGAARYYAQIGVDIPAAIAPVGE, encoded by the coding sequence ATGACTATCTTTACAAAAACCATCTTGGCCGCGACGGCTGTGGTCGGTCTTGCCTTGCCCGCCGTAGCGCAAGACACGCCGTCATCCATGACAATTTCAACAGCCTCACCAGGAGGTGTCTATGCCGTCTATGGGGAAGGCATCGCGCAGCTTGTTTCGGACGTGGTGGGTATCACGACATCAACACGTCAAACCCAAGGACCAGCACAGAACCTTGTTTTGCTTCAAGCAGGTCAAACAGAACTAGCCATGACAACATCCGGCCCGGCGTTCGAAGCTATGAACGGCGAACTGGAACTCGCACCAGGTCAGAAATACGGTGAGATGCGTGCCCTGTTCGCGATGTACCCGACGCCGTTTCAGATGATTGCGCTGGCAGAAAGCGGTATTACATCGCTTGATGGTCTTGCCGGCAAGCGCGTAGGCTCAGGCCCCCGTGCGGGCACCGGCGGAACCTACTGGCCACGTTGGCTTGGGGCAATGTCTATCGATGCTGACTTGCAATACGGCGGTATTGGCGATCAAGCGAGCCAATTGGCTGACGGACGTCTGGACGCGATCGTGACAGCGGGCGGCATTCCGCACCCGGCATTGTCCGAACTTGAGAATACTCAGGATGTGACAATTTTCGGGATGAGCGACGAAACTTTGGCCGGAATCTTGGATAGTAACCCCTACGCTGTCGAATTCACGATCCCTCAAGGGACCTACGAAACCCCTGAAGGTGATCTGACCACAGCAGCGATGTGGAACTTTGTCGTAGCCGATGCGTCGATGTCGGAAGAACTGGCTTATGAGATCACCAAAGCCGTTCTTGAAAATAACGCGCGCATGGTCTCTACCCACTCGGCTGCCAAGAATACGCTGGCCGAAAACATTCTCAGCAACACGTTCATTCCGCTGCACCCTGGGGCCGCACGCTACTATGCCCAAATCGGTGTTGATATTCCGGCTGCAATCGCACCAGTTGGGGAATAA